Within the Bacteroidales bacterium genome, the region TGCTGAAGAGCAAACGCAGGACACCCCTGAAGAACCACCCGTGATGAGAGAATCCCGATCCGATGCGGCACCGGCAGGTCAACCATCTTAATCAACGCCTGCTGCAATGCTATGGAAGAAAGTACGTCAAAGGAAAAGGTCCTGAAAAAAATCCGAAATGCATTGCTGTCCGGGACTGAAGTTCCTTACCCGGGCACGGATGCCGAACTACCGCTTTTCCACAAGCCCGGCGAATCTCTGGACGTGGTTTTTGCCCAGGCGTTTACAAGGGCAGGGGGGATGTTTGTCTTCTGTGAAAATGAAAAGGAACTGGTTTCAAGCCTTCAGGTTATTCTGGAAGATCTTCCGGATGGGGACCTTTTTTGCCAGGAACAAACCATTGGAGCGTATCTGGTGAAGGCAGGCATACCTTTTTGTTCCGGATCACGGGACCTTGAGGCAAGTAAGGTCAGCGTAACCGGCTGTGAAGCCCTGGTGGCCCATCCGGGCAGTATCGTTGTTTCATCGGCACAGACCGAAGGAAGGAAAATCTGTATTTTCCCGGATTCCCAAATTGTCATCGGTTTCTCTTCGCAGCTGACCCGGGATCTCCAGCAGGCATTATCGTACCTCAATCGAAAATATGAACCCGACTATCCCTCATTGATTTCGGTGATCACAGGTCCCAGCCGTACGGCCGACATTGAAAAAACACTCGTCATGGGAGCACACGGCCCCAGGAATCTGTACCTTTTTTACGTCGACCGTACGGAAAATTGACCATTGCTTAAAATAGTGATATCTTTACAGGCAATTGGGAGTGGATGTCTGAAACATAGCATCGGGTACTTTTTCACAAATGGATAATTGGACGATTATTTACAGCTCGAATCAGCTTTACAAGGCAGAACTGATGAAACAACTCCTGGCTGAAAGCGACATTCAGGCCATTGTGGTCAATAAGAAGGATTCTGCCTATCTGATCGGTGAAGTTGAACTGTATGTCAATGTGGAAGACGCATTTCAGGCACGTCAGATCATAATCAGAAGTGAAGGTGAATAATTTTACGCAGAGAACACTCACCGGAGCACTGTTCGTCATCATCGTGGTTGGAGCCATCGTTCTCCATCCTTTTGTTTTTGGCGTGCTTTTCCTGGTGGTTACCATCCTTGGATTGACGGAATTCTACCGCCTCATTCGTGCGGGCGGTCATCAACCCGGCCTGGTCAGCGGGCTTGCCGGCAGCATCCTCCTTTACGGTCTTGTTTTTTTTGTGGCCAACGGTTTTCTTTCGGCCAAAATGCTCAGCGTATTATGGCTGATCATACCCCTGGTGGCCATTACGGAATTGTTTTCGGGCAATGCCAGGCCCTTTGCCAACATTGGATCCACTTTACTGGGTGTGATCTATGTTGCAGTGCCTTTTTCAGTGCTCAACTGCCTTTATGGTCCGTGGAGGGAGCCTCGTGAACCTGCTTATGCGTTCCTGTTGGGGTACTTCGTCATTTTATGGTTGAATGATACCGGTGCCTACCTGACCGGCAAATCAGCCGGCAAGCATTTGCTTTTCCGGCGCATATCACCCAAAAAGACCTGGGAAGGCATTGCAGGCGGACTGGCCGCCGGAATGCTGACTGCGTGGGTTCTGTCCCGTTTTTTCAAGCAGCTTGCACCGGGTGAATGGCTCATCCTGGCCGTGTTGGTCATTATGTTCAGTACGTTTGGCGATCTGGTCGAATCCATGCTGAAACGCAGCGTTGATGTAAAGGATTCCGGGACCCTGTTGCCCGGACATGGTGGCATTCTCGACCGTTTTGACGGTGTTTTGCTTTCCGCTCCGGCCGTTTATCTGTATGTATACCTTGTGCTCAATTAAAAGGATATGAGAATTCATCAAGAGGGATATCGTGTCATCGTCCAGTTATCGGTTGCAGTTGGCCTGGTCATCCTCCTGCTCAATGTCTTTTTCCCTCACCAGACCATCATTCACTGGCTGCTGTATGCTGCCGGCATCGTTTTTATGGCCCTGGTTGTCTATTTTTTCCGGCGGCCTCCCGGGAAAGGAGTGGACAATGATCCGGCAGTGATTCTGAATCCAGCGGCCGGAAAAGTGATCATCGTCTCGGAGGTGTTGGAGGATGAGTATTTCCACGACCGGCGGATCCAGCTGTCGGTCTTTATGTCGCTGCTCGACATGCATGTCAATTTATACCCGGTCAGCGGCACGGTCAGCTATGTGCAGTATCATCCGGGAAAATTCCTTGTTGCCTATCATCCCAAAGCTTCCAGGCTTAACGAGCATAATTCCATTGTCATCACGACCTCTTCCGGGTTACAGGTACTGGTTCGTCAGATAGCCGGAGTTGTGGCCCGCAGGATCGTCAGCCTGGCAAAGACAGGGGATGAGGTGATGGCAGGGCAGGAGATAGGTATCATCAAGTTCGGATCAAGGGTGGATCTGTTTCTTCCCCTGGGATCCACGGTCAAGGTAAAGGTCGGGGATCACGTCAGATGCGGGGAAACGATTCTTGCTCTCCTTCCGGTTGCTCAGAGAATTGAGCCCAGCTCTGAGAAGGAAAACACCTCAAAGGTCACCGGTCCCTGATGGGGTATCCGGTTATAATTCACAAATACCTGGTCCATTCCTGCCTCTCTGGCACCTTGAATATCCACCGTGAGATCATCGCCGATCATCAGGCTTTCGGTCAGCAGGGCGCCCGTCCTTTTGATGGCGTAAAGGAAAATGGCGGGATCGGGTTTTTTGCATCCGGCTTCTTCGCTTGTGATCACATCCTCAAAAAAAGGACGGAGGTTGTTGATATGTAGTTTTTTATGCTGCACCTCCTCAAATCCGTTGGTGATGATGTACAGCCGGTATTTCCTTTTCAGATAGGTCAGCGTGCTTTCCACCCCGGGAAAGAGTGTGTTTTTCAGAGGGCTTTCCGTCACATAGTACGATGCAATGGCTTCAGCCAGTACAGGATCAGTCACGCCAAATTTCTTCAGTGCCCTGTTGAACCGCTCGACGCTCAGGGTCTCCTTCCGGATCCCGCCGTTTCGGTATAAGTCCCAGAGCTCAAGATTTATCCAGGTATAGTTTTCAATGAATGACTCCAGATCCGTTATTCCTTTTTCTGCCAGATGAAAATGCTGATGGATCTCCTCAAAGGTCAGGCGCGAACTTGCATCAAAGTCATAGATCGTTTTATCCAGGTCGAAGAATAAATGGCGGTACCCCATGGTAAAAAAGCAAAAAGCAAAAATCAATAATAAATGAACATAAAAAATTTTTTTGAAAATTTGTTTTCAATTGAAAAATGTTGTATCATTGCAATATTATTTTAATATCAAAATAGTATTAACATCAATTCTACTGAAATGGAAAGAGAAAAATCGTATTCCCCAATGTCGGGTTATGTCGGGCTGGTCATTGCGCTCTTGCTGATCGGAGTGCCGGTTGCATTGCTGGTTCGCTACCAGATCTTATGGCTGATCGCCATTCTGGTCATCGGCGTGTTTTGCCTGGTCGGATTGATGGTGGTCAATCCCAACGAATCCTCTGTTCTTGTGCTTTTCGGCAAGTATGTCGGCACCGTGAAGAAGAATGGTTTCTTTTGGGTGAATCCTTTCTTTGCACGGAAAAAGATTTCATTAAGGGCAAGAAACCTGAACAGTGAGCCGATCAAAGTGAACGACAAGATCGGTAATCCGATCATGATCGGGATCGTGCTGGTCTGGAAAGTGGAGGATACCTTCAAGGCAGCTTTCGGTGTGGATGATTATTCTCATTTTGTGGACATCCAGAGCGAGGCAGCCATCCGGAAACTGGCCGGTCATTATCCGTACGACAATTTTGATGATGAGCAGGCAGACATTACCTTGCGGTCGGGCGGTGAGGATGTGAACGCTGCGCTGGAGCGGGAGCTGCAGGAAAGGCTGGAACTGGCCGGCATAAGCGTAATGGAAGCACGCATCAGTTACCTTGCCTATGCATCCGAGATTGCGGGGGCGATGCTGCGCCGGCAGCAGGCAACAGCCATTGTGGCAGCCAGGCAGAAAATCGTGGAAGGCGCCGTCAGCATGGTCGAAATGGCTCTTGCCCAGCTATCCAAAAAAGAGATCATTGTCCTGGATCAAGACCAGAAAGCCGCTATGGTCAGCAACCTGATGGTGGTGCTTTGTGCCGACAAGGATACCACTCCTGTTGTCAATGCCGGGACCATCCATCAATAGGTTGTTCCATGGCTGAGAAGAAAGCATTTGTGGTGCGATTGAAACCGGAGGTACTGAAAGCCGTTGAGATATGGGCTGCGGATGAATTCAGAAGTACCAACGGACAGCTGGAGTTCATCATCAGCCAGGCACTTAAGAAGGCGAGGCGGTATCCCAGGAAGAGCGATCATGGTCATTCAAACCATTTCCCCTGAAAGGTATCCCTTTCTTCCATCCTGTCTTCTATTCTGCGCAGCACCTGGTCGTAGCGGATTCGCCCCCAGCCCTGGCCGGCCAGGAAGCGGGGAGGAGCTTCGCTGGCAAAGCGCTCGATCCTGATCGAGGGGGACAATTTTTCGGTAAAGTCAATCACAAATTCGATATACTCCTCAAGCCCAAATAACCTGAAACTTGCCGGATCGTCCTCAAGTGCTTTTGCCAGGGGTGTGTTCCGAAAGATCTGCAGCTGGTGGAACTTGATCATCTGAAGCGGAAGCCGGGATACGATCGCTGCCTCCTCCAGCATCATTTCTCTGGTCTCACCGGGTAATCCCAGGATGAGGTGACCGCCGGCGGATAGTCCAGCCGCATTCGTTTCTTGGATGGCTTCAACCGTCTGCAGGAACGTATGTCCGCGGTTGATACGGAGCAGGGTTTCATCGTAACAGGATTCGATGCCAAACTCGACCATCACATAGTGATGTTCAGCGATTTCCCTGAGAAGGGCCAGTTTTTCGTCGTCCACGCAGTCAGGCCGGGTGCCGATGACCAGTCCTGCCACCTGTGGAAAAGCAAGGGCTTCGTTGTACAGCGTTCTCAAGTGGCTGACCGGTGCGTAGGTGTTGGAGTAGGGTTGAAAATAGGCAAGAAAATGGTTGGCCCTTCGGTAGCGGCTGGCGTGAAAGTCAATCCCTTCTCTGATCTGCTGGGTGATCGTTTTTGCCGGATCACAATAGGAGGGATTGAACGCATCGTTGTCACAATAGGTACAACCTCCCCAGGCAAGGGTGCCGTCCCGGTTCGGACAGGTAAAACCGGCATCGATGCTGAGTTTCTGAACGCGCCCGCCAAAAAGTCTCTTCAGATGTTCAGTGAAGGAGTTGAACCTTCGCTGGTGCCCCCAGGGATAGGTCAAATCCCGGAGTGTTGAGTGCATGATCCGTAGGAATGGTCTGTTCTATCTTGTCGCGTTCTCGAGTCGCTTCATGATCGAGAAGATGAATATGGCCGACAGCAGACAGCATACGATGAAAATGGTCCAAAGCTGCCACAGGTCCAGTTTTCCCCAGAAGTCACTTCCGATGAAGAGGAGCTTGTTCCCGACGGCAGTGGCCAGAAGCCATCCTCCCTGCATCAGACCCTGAAAGCGCGATGGGGCAACCTTCGATACAAAGGATAAGCCCATCGGGCTGAGGAACAGCTCCGCAACGGTGAGGATAAGATAGCTGGAAATCAGCCAGTAAGGTGTGACCCGCGAACTGTCGGGAACGGGGTTGTATTTGATTTCTCCGGCTGCATTGGCATACTGCAGCTCGTGCGGTGACACCAGATTCAGGGATGCCAGGAAGATCACCACGAACCCAATGGAGGCGATGATCATTCCAATGCCTATTTTCTTGGGTGTGGAAGGTTCACGATCCTTTCGTCGCAACCAGGAGAAGACGGCCATCACAGGAAAAGTAAGTGATACAATGAAGAGCGGGTTGAACGATTGGAAAACCTCAGGGGCTATCGGATTCGAAGCGTCGGCACGTGCTACAAAATAGTAGGTCAGCGCTCCCAGGGCCACGAACATGATACCACCGATGAGCCGGTTTACGCTCTTTTTGTTGAAGATCAGGATCAGACCGGCAATAGCACCGATGAAGGCGAGCATCGAT harbors:
- a CDS encoding DUF2007 domain-containing protein, whose amino-acid sequence is MDNWTIIYSSNQLYKAELMKQLLAESDIQAIVVNKKDSAYLIGEVELYVNVEDAFQARQIIIRSEGE
- a CDS encoding phosphatidylserine decarboxylase family protein is translated as MRIHQEGYRVIVQLSVAVGLVILLLNVFFPHQTIIHWLLYAAGIVFMALVVYFFRRPPGKGVDNDPAVILNPAAGKVIIVSEVLEDEYFHDRRIQLSVFMSLLDMHVNLYPVSGTVSYVQYHPGKFLVAYHPKASRLNEHNSIVITTSSGLQVLVRQIAGVVARRIVSLAKTGDEVMAGQEIGIIKFGSRVDLFLPLGSTVKVKVGDHVRCGETILALLPVAQRIEPSSEKENTSKVTGP
- a CDS encoding phosphatidate cytidylyltransferase translates to MNNFTQRTLTGALFVIIVVGAIVLHPFVFGVLFLVVTILGLTEFYRLIRAGGHQPGLVSGLAGSILLYGLVFFVANGFLSAKMLSVLWLIIPLVAITELFSGNARPFANIGSTLLGVIYVAVPFSVLNCLYGPWREPREPAYAFLLGYFVILWLNDTGAYLTGKSAGKHLLFRRISPKKTWEGIAGGLAAGMLTAWVLSRFFKQLAPGEWLILAVLVIMFSTFGDLVESMLKRSVDVKDSGTLLPGHGGILDRFDGVLLSAPAVYLYVYLVLN
- a CDS encoding SPFH domain-containing protein; translated protein: MEREKSYSPMSGYVGLVIALLLIGVPVALLVRYQILWLIAILVIGVFCLVGLMVVNPNESSVLVLFGKYVGTVKKNGFFWVNPFFARKKISLRARNLNSEPIKVNDKIGNPIMIGIVLVWKVEDTFKAAFGVDDYSHFVDIQSEAAIRKLAGHYPYDNFDDEQADITLRSGGEDVNAALERELQERLELAGISVMEARISYLAYASEIAGAMLRRQQATAIVAARQKIVEGAVSMVEMALAQLSKKEIIVLDQDQKAAMVSNLMVVLCADKDTTPVVNAGTIHQ
- a CDS encoding TIGR01212 family radical SAM protein (This family includes YhcC from E. coli K-12, an uncharacterized radical SAM protein.) produces the protein MHSTLRDLTYPWGHQRRFNSFTEHLKRLFGGRVQKLSIDAGFTCPNRDGTLAWGGCTYCDNDAFNPSYCDPAKTITQQIREGIDFHASRYRRANHFLAYFQPYSNTYAPVSHLRTLYNEALAFPQVAGLVIGTRPDCVDDEKLALLREIAEHHYVMVEFGIESCYDETLLRINRGHTFLQTVEAIQETNAAGLSAGGHLILGLPGETREMMLEEAAIVSRLPLQMIKFHQLQIFRNTPLAKALEDDPASFRLFGLEEYIEFVIDFTEKLSPSIRIERFASEAPPRFLAGQGWGRIRYDQVLRRIEDRMEERDTFQGKWFE
- a CDS encoding LUD domain-containing protein, translating into MEESTSKEKVLKKIRNALLSGTEVPYPGTDAELPLFHKPGESLDVVFAQAFTRAGGMFVFCENEKELVSSLQVILEDLPDGDLFCQEQTIGAYLVKAGIPFCSGSRDLEASKVSVTGCEALVAHPGSIVVSSAQTEGRKICIFPDSQIVIGFSSQLTRDLQQALSYLNRKYEPDYPSLISVITGPSRTADIEKTLVMGAHGPRNLYLFYVDRTEN
- a CDS encoding YjjG family noncanonical pyrimidine nucleotidase, coding for MGYRHLFFDLDKTIYDFDASSRLTFEEIHQHFHLAEKGITDLESFIENYTWINLELWDLYRNGGIRKETLSVERFNRALKKFGVTDPVLAEAIASYYVTESPLKNTLFPGVESTLTYLKRKYRLYIITNGFEEVQHKKLHINNLRPFFEDVITSEEAGCKKPDPAIFLYAIKRTGALLTESLMIGDDLTVDIQGAREAGMDQVFVNYNRIPHQGPVTFEVFSFSELGSIL